The genomic DNA AAAGTAAAGTTGTGGACTTAAGTGTCCTATACAATAGAGGTGAGCTGAACACACCTAAAAGAATAAGGGTAGTGTAAAGCTATCAAACTTCTTAGAAAATTTTTAAATATTTTTAAAGATTTTAGAACCCTGCGACACTTGGTTAAGCTCCTTAACTTGTTAAGGAGAGATAATGCTCAGTCGTGGGAGGTTCAGCCTATAAAGAAAGATTATGGGGAAGTACTCATTTGGTTACAGAAGATATTGGAATGGGAATGGGAGATATTGCAATTAACTTTACTTCGCCAATAGAATTTGGATTTGATGCTAAAAAATTAAAAAATCCTAATATTTTATCAATTATTTGTTCAGTAGGCTCAGCCAATATGGTTCATATTGCTAGAAAAAGTCCTAAGGGAATAGGAATTGAATTAAGAACGAGATTCTGGTTCCCATTACATGATGGGCATTCTGTTCCAGAAGAATTACTTAGAGGATTAACATTCCATGCTTTGGAAGAATATAGCCACTTAGGACAGCTATTACCAAAAGTATGTGAAGAGTTTTCTTTGAAAAATTAAATAAAATTAAGTAGAAATCTAAGATAGCACTGATAGTAAAAACTATTGGTGCTATTTTGGTTGTATTATAAGAGTGTTTATTGAATTTTGTTATTTTTTTATGAAAAAGAAAAAACACTACCTTTATGCAGTCAGTAGTGTTTATAATCTCACAAATTTCCATTGATAAATGATATGTTTCCATATCCTTTACAAACTCATTATAACTTTAAAATTTATAAAAGTCAATAAAAAGTTAATAGATATGTTATAATAGTTAGTAATCTCACAATAGACATCTCCAAACTTTCCTAGGGGGTGAAGAGATGAAAAATAAATTTCCATTGATAATTATAATGATGATAGTAGCTTTAATGTTATTATCTAAAAGTGTTTATATTACTTTTAACTTCAATTTCTAGGATAGAAGTAAAAAATATAAACAAAGTTTTACTTTATGTGGGTTGTAATATGCAGTTGCAACCTGCTTTTTTTATTTTACAAAATATAAGAAATATGTTATACTTAAAATAGTTCTAAATAGAACTAATAAAAAATGAATAAAAGGATTGATATATATGCAAAGATTAGGTGGATTTTTAATAACGAAGTTAAAACAATTACATAGTAGAGCATTAACACAATGTATAAGTGAAAAAGGCATAGAGGCTTTTAGTGGAGAACAAGGAAAGATTTTATTCGTGCTTTGGCAAAAAAATAAAATAAGTCAAAAAGAGTTAGCAAATGAAACGGGTTTAGCTAAAAACACAATCACAATTATGTTAGAAAGAATGGAAAAAAATAATCTAATAAAAAGAATAGCAGATGAAAATGATAAAAGAAAATCATTAGTAATTCTAACAGATTATGCTAATACTTTAAAAAAATGTTCTGATGAAATTTCAGATGAAATGACAAAAAAAATGTATAAAGATTTTAGAGAAGAAGAAATAGATAAATTTGAGGAGTATTTACAGAGAATTATCAAGAATTTTGAGGAAAAAAGGAGGGTGAAAAGTGATGATAAATCAAGTAATAAGATTATTGACAGAAGATTTTAAATTTTTTCTTAATTTGACAGTGGAACATATTTTAATTTCATTGTTAGCTATAAGTATTGCAAGTGTGTTAGGAATTATTTTAGGAATAATAATCAGTGAATATAGAAAATTTTCAGGATTGATATTGGGAACTGTCAATATACTTTATACCATACCATCAATAGCACTATTAGGATTTTTTATCACTATCACAGGTGTAGGAAACACAACAGCACTTATTGCCTTAATAATATATGCACTTTTACCAATAATAAGTACATACATAGGAATTATAACTATAAACCCTTTGATTATAGAGGCATCAGAGGGAATGGGAAGTACCAAGATGCAACAGTTATTTAAAATTAAATTGCCATTAGCATTGCCAGTTTTAATGTCAGGTATTAGGAATATGGTTACAATGACAATAGCCCTTGCAGGGATAGCCTCTTTTGTTGGAGCAGGAGGTTTGGGAGTTGCTATTTACAGAGGAATAACAACTAATAATTCAGCTATGACTTTTATAGGAAGTTTGTTTATAGCAATTTTAGCTTTAGTTTTTGATTTTATACTGGGATTGATAGAAAAAAGATTGACTAACTATAAAAGAACAAAATATAAAATAAATTTAAAAGTTATAATTCTAGGGCTTTTTATAGTGATATTTGGAGCATATTTTTCTTTTAATTCTAAGCAAGATAAAACTATTAATATTGCAACAAAACCTATGACAGAGGGCTATATTTTAGGACAAATGCTAACTGAACTTATAGAGCAAGATACAGATTTGAAAGTTAATATCACAAATGGAGTTGGAGGGGGAACTTCTAATATTCACCCTGCAATAGTTAAGGGAGAGTTTGATATGTATCCTGAATATACAGGAACTTCTTGGGAAGCAGTACTAAAAAAAGAAGGAAGTTATGATGAAAGTAAATTTAATGAATTAGAAAAAGAATATAAAGAAAAATACAATTTGGAATGGGGAAACTTATATGGTTTCAACAATACTTACGGTTTGGCAGTAAATAAGGATATAGCAGAAAAATATAATTTAAAGACATATAGTGATTTAGCAAAGGTATCAAATGAATTAATTTTTGGAGCAGAGTATGATTTCTTTGAAAGGGAAGATGGCTACAAAGAATTACAAAAAGTATATAATATGAATTTTGGAAAGCAAATAGATATGGATATTGGTCTTAAATATCAAGCTATGAAAGATAAGAAAATTGATGTTATGGTCATCTTTACAACAGATGGGCAATTAGCAATATCTGACGTAGTTGTCTTGGAAGATGATAAAAAGATGTATCCTTCATATAGAGCAGGAACAGTTGTAAGAAGTGAAATTTTATCACAACATCCTGAATTAAAGCTAGTTTTAGAAAAGTTAAATAATATTTTAGATGATAAGACAATGGCAGATTTGAATTATCAAGTTGAAAGTGAAGGTAAAAAGCCAGAAGATGTGGCAAGAGAATATTTACAAGAAAAAGGTTTATTGGAGGTGAAACAATGATAGAATTTAAAAATATTAGTAAATCTTATGGAAATCAAGAAGTGATAAAAGATTTTAATTTAACTATTGAATGTGGAACATTTTTAACTATCATAGGTTCATCAGGTTCAGGTAAAACAACAATTTTAAAGATGATAAATGGACTTATAAAGGCAGATAAAGGTGAAATATTAATAAATAATAAAAATATACAAGAAGAAGATTTAATCGAACTTAGAAGAAATATTGGTTATGTAATTCAAGGTAATATTTTATTTCCACATTTAACAGTTTTTGATAATATCGCCTATGTACTTCATTTAAAGAAATACAAGGAAAGTGAAATTGAAAAAATTGTAAATGAAAAATTGGATATGTTAAATCTTTCAAGAGATTTAAAAGACAGATTGCCTGATGAATTGTCAGGAGGGCAACAGCAGAGAGTTGGAATAGCAAGAGCTTTGGCTTCTAATCCAGATATAATATTGATGGATGAACCATTTGGGGCAGTTGATGCTATCACAAGGTATCAATTACAAAAAGATTTAAAAGAATTGCATAAAAAGACAGAGGCAACTATTGTCTTTATCACTCACGATATAACTGAGGCTTTGAAGTTAGGAACAAAGGTTTTAGTATTGGATAAAGGGGAAATACAACAATATGATGTTCCAAAAAATATTTGTTCTAACCCTAAAAATGAATTTGTGAAACAGTTATTAAAAATGGCAGAAATGTAAAAGAGGAGTAATATTATGATGAAAGCAGTGGTAATTTATGAAGCAGGAGGACCTGAACAATTAAAAGTTGAAACAAGGGAAATTCCAAAATTAAAAGAGGGTTGGACTTTGGTTAAAATAAAAGGTTTTGGTATTAATCGTTCAGAGATTTTTACAAGAGAAGGACATTCTCCTAGTGTGAAATTCCCAAGAATATTAGGTATAGAATGTGTTGGAGAAGTTGAAGAAACAACAAGTCCTAACTTAAAAAAGGCTCAAAAAATTGTGTCAATTATGGGAGAAATGGGCAGAGAATTTGATGGTAGTTATGCAGAATATGTTTTATTACCTAATGAACAAGTTTATCCTGTAAATACTTCTTTGACTTGGGAGGAATTAGTAACAGTTCCTGAAACTTATTATACTGCTTTTGGTTCATTAAATAATTTACAGATTAAAGAAAAGGATAATATACTTGTTAGAGCTGGATCAAGTGGAGTTGGAATTGCTTTTTTAAAACTTGTAAAAGCTAAGTTTCCAAATATTAGAGTAGTTGCTTCTATTAGAAAAGGAGATATTAAAAAAAGAGAAAAGATTTTAAGTTTAGGTTATGATGAAGTAATTTTTGATGAAAACAATATCCTAGAAACTAAAGAAAAATTTGATAAAATCTTGGAGTTAGTGGGACCAGCTTCTATAAAAGATAGCTTTTCTCATATAAATGAATATGGAATTATTTGTGCTACTGGATTGCTAGGAGGAAAATGGTATTTAGAAGATTTTGATCCTACAAGAGATATAAAGAATAATGCCTATTTAACAACTTTCTATTCAGGTAATGTCAATGGAGAAAAAATAAATTATATGTTGGATTATATAGAAAAATATAAAATCAATGTAAAGCCTGAAAAGATTTTCTCCTTAGATGAAATAGTTGAGGCACACAGATATTTAGATAGTAGTTCAGGCTTTGGCAAGGTTATAGTTATTAATGAATAAGGAGAGTGAAAATTGTTAGTTTATAATTTTGAAATTTTAGATGAAGAAAAAGTTTTAATAAGAAGTGGTATAATAACATATATGTTTGATAGTTTCAAATGGATAAAAACTTTTAATAAATTAAGAATTAGAAAAAATAAAGGTTTATTTTATCGTGGAAGTACATATTTTGAGAAAGAAAGTATAGGAAAATTAAAACAAATAATTTTTTCTTGGAAAGAATTATTTAATGAGGCTAGTGAAAATTTTGAGTTGACAGGTCTATTTAATGAAAAATTAGATGATTATGATAGAGAGAATTATAATAAAGAAGAAGTAATTGAGAGTTTAGAAAAACTTATTAATTTATGTGAAAAAGCAGAGA from Fusobacterium simiae includes the following:
- a CDS encoding MarR family winged helix-turn-helix transcriptional regulator gives rise to the protein MQRLGGFLITKLKQLHSRALTQCISEKGIEAFSGEQGKILFVLWQKNKISQKELANETGLAKNTITIMLERMEKNNLIKRIADENDKRKSLVILTDYANTLKKCSDEISDEMTKKMYKDFREEEIDKFEEYLQRIIKNFEEKRRVKSDDKSSNKIIDRRF
- a CDS encoding DAPG hydrolase family protein; the protein is MGGSAYKERLWGSTHLVTEDIGMGMGDIAINFTSPIEFGFDAKKLKNPNILSIICSVGSANMVHIARKSPKGIGIELRTRFWFPLHDGHSVPEELLRGLTFHALEEYSHLGQLLPKVCEEFSLKN
- a CDS encoding zinc-binding alcohol dehydrogenase family protein; translated protein: MMKAVVIYEAGGPEQLKVETREIPKLKEGWTLVKIKGFGINRSEIFTREGHSPSVKFPRILGIECVGEVEETTSPNLKKAQKIVSIMGEMGREFDGSYAEYVLLPNEQVYPVNTSLTWEELVTVPETYYTAFGSLNNLQIKEKDNILVRAGSSGVGIAFLKLVKAKFPNIRVVASIRKGDIKKREKILSLGYDEVIFDENNILETKEKFDKILELVGPASIKDSFSHINEYGIICATGLLGGKWYLEDFDPTRDIKNNAYLTTFYSGNVNGEKINYMLDYIEKYKINVKPEKIFSLDEIVEAHRYLDSSSGFGKVIVINE
- a CDS encoding ATP-binding cassette domain-containing protein, with amino-acid sequence MIEFKNISKSYGNQEVIKDFNLTIECGTFLTIIGSSGSGKTTILKMINGLIKADKGEILINNKNIQEEDLIELRRNIGYVIQGNILFPHLTVFDNIAYVLHLKKYKESEIEKIVNEKLDMLNLSRDLKDRLPDELSGGQQQRVGIARALASNPDIILMDEPFGAVDAITRYQLQKDLKELHKKTEATIVFITHDITEALKLGTKVLVLDKGEIQQYDVPKNICSNPKNEFVKQLLKMAEM
- a CDS encoding ABC transporter permease/substrate-binding protein, which gives rise to MINQVIRLLTEDFKFFLNLTVEHILISLLAISIASVLGIILGIIISEYRKFSGLILGTVNILYTIPSIALLGFFITITGVGNTTALIALIIYALLPIISTYIGIITINPLIIEASEGMGSTKMQQLFKIKLPLALPVLMSGIRNMVTMTIALAGIASFVGAGGLGVAIYRGITTNNSAMTFIGSLFIAILALVFDFILGLIEKRLTNYKRTKYKINLKVIILGLFIVIFGAYFSFNSKQDKTINIATKPMTEGYILGQMLTELIEQDTDLKVNITNGVGGGTSNIHPAIVKGEFDMYPEYTGTSWEAVLKKEGSYDESKFNELEKEYKEKYNLEWGNLYGFNNTYGLAVNKDIAEKYNLKTYSDLAKVSNELIFGAEYDFFEREDGYKELQKVYNMNFGKQIDMDIGLKYQAMKDKKIDVMVIFTTDGQLAISDVVVLEDDKKMYPSYRAGTVVRSEILSQHPELKLVLEKLNNILDDKTMADLNYQVESEGKKPEDVAREYLQEKGLLEVKQ
- a CDS encoding coproporphyrinogen III oxidase — its product is MLVYNFEILDEEKVLIRSGIITYMFDSFKWIKTFNKLRIRKNKGLFYRGSTYFEKESIGKLKQIIFSWKELFNEASENFELTGLFNEKLDDYDRENYNKEEVIESLEKLINLCEKAEKENKIIKCAKITLKLENNK